A window of Strix aluco isolate bStrAlu1 chromosome 2, bStrAlu1.hap1, whole genome shotgun sequence contains these coding sequences:
- the AQP11 gene encoding aquaporin-11 isoform X2, with translation MAVGGVGTSLLLMAGIMVTVGLCRRLTRRRLRAHQRLCTFLLEMFSTFQICACTNELCLLGNVEPKPHTALTLTYGFTVLHGLTLTGSTCNPCGTLQPMWGGGISVKIGGLKIAAQFVAAVLARGFMHFIWSLEMAEPHFGALSQGCSNPMQTTETQAFCIELLFSVVFQLTILRVESVNPKYRVHLIALLITMLVYAGTILVAFIWDEILPRIS, from the coding sequence ATGGCTGTCGGTGGGGTCGGGACCTCGCTCCTGCTGATGGCCGGCATCATGGTAACGGTGGGGCTGTGCAGGAGGTTGACCCGCCGCCGGCTGCGCGCCCACCAGCGCCTTTGCACTTTCCTTTTGGAGATGTTCAGCACCTTCCAGATTTGCGCCTGCACTAACGAGCTCTGCCTGCTCGGCAACGTGGAGCCGAAGCCGCATACTGCCCTCACGCTCACCTACGGCTTCACCGTCCTGCACGGCTTGACTCTGACCGGCAGCACCTGCAACCCCTGTGGTACCTTGCAGCCGATGTGGGGCGGTGGGATATCGGTCAAGATAGGTGGACTCAAGATCGCCGCTCAGTTCGTGGCTGCAGTGCTTGCCCGGGGGTTTATGCACTTTATCTGGAGCCTGGAGATGGCAGAGCCACATTTTGGAGCGCTCTCGCAGGGCTGCAGCAACCCCATGCAGACTACAGAGACGCAGGCGTTCTGCATAGAACTGCTCTTTTCTGTCGTTTTCCAACTGACCATCCTGCGAGTGGAAAGTGTTAATCCCAAATACAGAGTCCATTTGATTGCTCTTCTCATCACCATGCTCGTGTATGCAg